The DNA segment GCCCGGCAGCACCAGTTGATCCGCGCGCGCAACATGCTGGAATGCAGCACAGCTTTGCAGCCAGTCAGCAACCGGGTCAGCCTCTGGCTCGGTCGCGTAGACGCCCAGATTGGGCGAGATTGAGGGCAGAAGTTGATCTGCCCCCAACACCAGATTGCAATCGCGGCTCCATAATGTCACCTGATCGGGTGCATGGCCCTGCCCCAACCGGATGTCCCAATCACGACCTGCGGCATGAAACACACCCCCCGCGCGCAACTGATGAAACCCAAGCGGCATCGGAGCCACGACATCGCAGAAATTGAAGGGGCGCTCATCCATGCGGCGCTCCAGAATTTCAGGGTCCATACCGGCCTTGCGCCAGAACGCCGCCGTTTCAGGCGCGGGGCGGTCCTGTTCATCCAGCACCAGCATACGGGCGAATAACCACGCGGTGCGGCTGGCCCATAATTCGGCACCATCGGCCTGAAACCAGCCCGCCAACCCGATATGGTCGGGGTGGTGGTGACTGGCAATCACCCGCCGGACACGCTTGCCCCGCAAGGGACCGGCCAACAACTTTGCCCATATGCCCCGCGTGCGTGACGTGTCGAAACCGGTATCGAAAATTGTCCAGCCGTCGCCATCATCCAGCGCATAAACATTCACATGATCCAGCGCCATCGGCAGTGGCAGGCGCGCCCATAACACACCGGGCGCAATTTCTGTGGTGCACCCCTCGTCTGGGGCTTGCTCGAACGGGTAGCGCAAACCGGTGGCTTCAGTGCCGTCCATCACGCGGCCAGATCTTCGTCGCTCAGCGCATAAAGGGCGCTTGCACCGGCGCGGGCCTGTGCCAGCAGCCCGATATGTTCCGGCAAGACGCGCGTGATAAAGATGCGCGCCAAAGCGCGACGCGGTCCATCTTCGGCCATTGCGGCTTTCAGGTGGTAATGTGCGCCCAAGATGCGGGCAAAAGCGCGCAGATAGGCCGTGGCCCCGGCAAAGCGGTCCTGCATATCTTGGGCGACCAGCCATTCCGTCGCCTCGCGCAGGCTTTCGGCCGCCTGCCAGACATTCTCGGCCAGATCGGGCAACAGGGCACGCGCGGATTCGGCG comes from the Roseinatronobacter monicus genome and includes:
- a CDS encoding MBL fold metallo-hydrolase — encoded protein: MDGTEATGLRYPFEQAPDEGCTTEIAPGVLWARLPLPMALDHVNVYALDDGDGWTIFDTGFDTSRTRGIWAKLLAGPLRGKRVRRVIASHHHPDHIGLAGWFQADGAELWASRTAWLFARMLVLDEQDRPAPETAAFWRKAGMDPEILERRMDERPFNFCDVVAPMPLGFHQLRAGGVFHAAGRDWDIRLGQGHAPDQVTLWSRDCNLVLGADQLLPSISPNLGVYATEPEADPVADWLQSCAAFQHVARADQLVLPGHKLPFTGLPLRLRQKIENHHGALRRLRAHLTTPRRASECFAPLFKRQITDGVYGLALVEAVAHLNHLVATDQALRSTDADGVWMWQTKS